The nucleotide window GGGTACGCGGCGAGCTCCGAGGTGCACTCCCGGCACCCGCTGGCCCAGGCGGTGATCCGCTCGACCGAGGAGCGGCACGTGTTCATCCCGCCGCACGAGGAGTGCGAGGTGCTGCTGGGCCTGGGCATGCGCACCCAGGCCGACGGCCGGGTGCTGCTGCTGGGCAGCGAGGCACTGATGGCCGGCGAGGGCGTCGCGGTCGGCGAGGACGCGGCGACCTGGCTGACCACGCTGCGCGCGGCCACCGAGACGCCGCTGCTGCTGGCGGTCGACGGCGAGCTGGTCGGGCTGGTGAGCCTGCGCGACGAGATCCGCCCGGAGGCCCGCGAGGTGCTCGCCGAGCTGCGGGCCACCGGGGTGCGCCGGATCGTGATGCTGACCGGTGACCACGCGGCCACCGCCGCGGCCGTCGCCGCAGAACTGGGCATCACCGAGTGGCAGGCCGAGGTGCTCCCGGAGCACAAGCAGGACGCGGTCACCGCGCTGCAGGCCGACGGGCACACCGTGGCGATGGTCGGCGACGGCACCAACGACGCCCCCGCGCTCGCCGCGGCCGACATCGGCATCGCGATGGGCGTCTCGGGCACCGACGTCGCGGTGGAGACCGCCGACGTCGCGCTGGTCGGTGACGACCTGCGCCACCTGCTGGACCTGCGCGAGCTGGGCGGCCGGACGCTGCAGATCGTGCGGCAGAACTACGGCATGTCGATCGCGGTCAACGGCATCGGGCTGCTGGTCGCCGGCGGTGGCGCGCTGTCGCCGGTGCTGGCGGCGGTGCTGCACAACGCCTCCTCGGTGGCGGTGGCCGGCAACTCCGCCCGGCTGGTGCGCTACCGCGGGGTGCGCCGCGACTACCCGGCGATCGAGCCGGACGGCGTCCTCGCGACCACGGCGGCGCCGGAGGGCTGACCGGGCCGGGTGGGATCGGACGACGTCCGGTCCCACCCGGTCAGCCGGGTGGGGTCGGCAGCCAGGAGACGTGTCCGGCCAGGACCGCGTAGCCGACGAAGGCGACCGTGTCGATGAGCGTGTGCGCGACGACGAACGGGCCCACCCGCCCCCAGCGCTGGTACAGCCGACCGAACAGCAGCCCCATGACCAGGTTGCCGGCGAACCCACCGAGGCCCTGGTACAGGTGGTAGCTGCCCCGCAGCACGGCGCTCAGCGCCAGCGCCCGGCCGTCGCCCCAGCCCAGCTGGCGCAGCCGGTGCAGCAGGTACCCACCCACCAGCACCTCCTCCAGCACGGCGTTCTGCGCGGCGGACAGCACCAGCAGCGGCACCCGCCACCAGACGTCGGGGAGGTCCTCGGCGACCACGGTGAGGTCCGCCCCCAGCGCGTGCACGGCGAGGTAGAAGGCCAGCCCCGTGCCGCCGACCAGCGCGGCGAGGGCGACCCCGCGCAGCAGGTCCGGGCGGGGGCGGGAGAGGTCCAGCCCGATGGTGCGGGCGCCCTCCCCGGAGCGGGTCAGCAGGTGCAGGGCCAGCGCGACCGGCACCAGGGACGCCGCCAGCCGGACCAGCTGCAGCACGAGGTCGAGGACCGGTCGCCCGGGCGCGAGCGAGCCGTTGAGCACGGCGGCCTGCTCTCCCAGCGGCACCCCGGTGGCCACCGCGGCCACCAGCGCGACCAGGGCCCGGACGCCGGAGGCGCCGAGCGAGAGCCCCATGACCAGCCAGAGCTCCACCGCCAGCCACCGCCGCGGCACGGACCCGTCCGGCGCGGGAGCCGGGGGCGGGGAGGTGTCCGACCCGCCGGCCGGTGTCGGTGGCTGCACGCCCGCGGACGGTACCCACGGCAGCTGTGGGCGACCTGCGGACGCCTGTCCACGATTTTGACAATCGTTGTCAGGTAGGTGATCGTGTCGGCATGCGAACGACCCGCCCTCCTCGTACCCGCCCGCGTCTCCCGCTGCTCGTGGCGCTGGCCTGTGCCGGCTCGGCTGCGCTGGCCGGGTGCGCACCGGCCGACGGCGCGGAGCCGACCGCGGACGGCGACGGCCGGCTGGGCGTCGTCGCGTCGTTCTACCCGCTGGAGTGGCTCAGCGAGCAGGTCGCCGGCGACCGGGCGACGGTCACTTCGCTCACCCCACCGGCGGCCGAGCCGCACGAGTACGAGCTGACCCCCGGCGACGTCGCCGCGACCGCCGGTGCCGACCTGGTCGTCTACCTGCCGACGCTGCAGCCCTCGGTGGACGCCGCCGTCGACCAGCAGGCCGGCGACCACGCCTTCGACGCCGGCGCCGCGGCCGACCTGGACCTCGTCTACTCCCCGGAGCACGGGGACGAGCACGCCGGCGACGAACACGCCGGCGGGGACGACCCCGGCGACGGGGCGGTGACCGACCCGCACTTCTGGCACGACCCGATGCGGATGGCCGCGGTCGGGGACGCGCTCGCCGAGCGGCTGGGCGCCGTGGACCCGGCCGGCGCCGCGGTCTACACCGCCAACGCCGCCGCCCTCCGCCAACAACTGGACGCCCTCGACACCGAGTTCCGCACCGGTCTGGCCACCTGCGCCAGCCGTGACATCGTGACCAGCCACAGCGCCTTCGGCTACCTGGCCGAGGCCTTCGGCCTGCACCAGGTGGGCATCAGCGGGCTGGCCCCGGACGAGGAGCCGGCGCCCAGCGCGCTCACCGGCGCCACTGCCTTCGTCCGCGAGCACGGGGTGTCCACCATCTACTTCGAGACGCTGGTCAGCCCGGCCGTCGCCGACACCGTCGCCCGCGAGACCGGCGCGCAGACCCGGCAGCTCGACCCGATCGAGGGGCTGACCGACGCCTCGCAGGGCACGGACTACCTGCAGGTCATGCGGTCGAACCTGGCGAGCCTGCGGGCAGGTCAGCAGTGCTCCTGAGCTCCCGCCCCGCCCGGCCGGCCGCTCCCCCGGCGGCGCCGACCGGTGCCGTCCTGGAACTGCGCGGCGCCGCCTTCGGCCACGGACGGCGGCCGGTGCTGCGCGGGGTC belongs to Modestobacter sp. L9-4 and includes:
- a CDS encoding metal ABC transporter substrate-binding protein, which gives rise to MRTTRPPRTRPRLPLLVALACAGSAALAGCAPADGAEPTADGDGRLGVVASFYPLEWLSEQVAGDRATVTSLTPPAAEPHEYELTPGDVAATAGADLVVYLPTLQPSVDAAVDQQAGDHAFDAGAAADLDLVYSPEHGDEHAGDEHAGGDDPGDGAVTDPHFWHDPMRMAAVGDALAERLGAVDPAGAAVYTANAAALRQQLDALDTEFRTGLATCASRDIVTSHSAFGYLAEAFGLHQVGISGLAPDEEPAPSALTGATAFVREHGVSTIYFETLVSPAVADTVARETGAQTRQLDPIEGLTDASQGTDYLQVMRSNLASLRAGQQCS
- a CDS encoding CPBP family intramembrane glutamic endopeptidase, with translation MQPPTPAGGSDTSPPPAPAPDGSVPRRWLAVELWLVMGLSLGASGVRALVALVAAVATGVPLGEQAAVLNGSLAPGRPVLDLVLQLVRLAASLVPVALALHLLTRSGEGARTIGLDLSRPRPDLLRGVALAALVGGTGLAFYLAVHALGADLTVVAEDLPDVWWRVPLLVLSAAQNAVLEEVLVGGYLLHRLRQLGWGDGRALALSAVLRGSYHLYQGLGGFAGNLVMGLLFGRLYQRWGRVGPFVVAHTLIDTVAFVGYAVLAGHVSWLPTPPG